One Microcebus murinus isolate Inina chromosome 10, M.murinus_Inina_mat1.0, whole genome shotgun sequence DNA segment encodes these proteins:
- the LOC105880951 gene encoding small ribosomal subunit protein eS27-like, translating into MSLAKDLLLPSPEEKRKHKKKRLVQSPNSYFMDVKCPGCYKITTVFSHAQTVVLCVGCSTVLCQPIGGKARLTEGCSFRRKQH; encoded by the coding sequence ATGTCTCTTGCAAAGGATCTCCTTCTTCCCTCaccagaagagaagaggaaacacaagAAGAAGCGTCTGGTGCAGAGCCCAAATTCCTACTTCATGGATGTGAAATGCCCAGGATGCTACAAAATCACCACTGTGTTTAGCCACGCACAAACAGTAGTTTTGTGTGTTGGTTGCTCTACTGTCCTCTGCCAGCCTATAGGAGGAAAAGCAAGGCTTACAGAAGGATGTTCCTTCAGAAGGAAGCAGCACTAA
- the USP15 gene encoding ubiquitin carboxyl-terminal hydrolase 15 isoform X9, protein MAEGGAADLDTQRSDIAALLKTSLRKGDTWYLVDSRWFKQWKKYVGFDSWDKYQMGDQNVYPGPIDNSGLLKDGDAQSLKEHLIDELDYILLPTEGWNKLVSWYTLMEGQEPIARKKQYS, encoded by the exons ATGGCGGAAGGCGGAGCGGCGGATCTGGACACCCAGCGTTCTGACATCGCAGCGCTGCTCAAAACCTCGCTCCGGAAAGGGGACACCTG gtaCTTAGTTGATAGTCGCTGGTTCAAACAGTGGAAAAAATATGTTGGCTTTGACAGTTGGGACAAATACCAGATGGGAGATCAAAATGTATATCCTGGACCCATTGATAACTCTGGACTCCTCAAAg atGGTGATGCCCAGTCACTTAAGGAACATCTTATTGATGAATTGGATTATATACTATTGCCAACTGAGGGCTGGAATAAACTTGTCAGCTGGTACACATTGATGGAAGGTCAGGAACCAATAGCACGAAAg AAACAGTATTCATGA